From a single Lentisphaera profundi genomic region:
- a CDS encoding AAA family ATPase, with protein MSAHLLIIEGPEPGKTIPLNEGIQFIGRDANTDICIDHPSISKIHASIDLRNDSLTLSDCDSTNGIKANGEKHKQVKLEDQETFLIGDILIRFISGSDIKETLADFANRIPILRSEIKKIIVGQDDVVGQILAGIFGGGHCLLTGVPGLAKTITINSISKVLNLDFKRIQFTPDLMPSDITGTTILDEDEQGRRSFKFVKGPIFTQLLLADEINRTPPKTQAALLEAMQEKQVTVGEKTMQLPSPFIVMATRNPVEQEGTYILPEAQLDRFMFNINIDYPTQNEEEEILRRTCTPNSYHLKQIFQAHDIIRFRNAIERIETSPLVISYVTSLARATRPGTDDCPPELSELIEYGAGPRAGQYLIRGAKAFAAMEGRSFTTCADIKKCAVPVLRHRISLSFKAQAIRINEDDLVHKLLELIPEPEIPQFV; from the coding sequence ATGAGCGCCCATTTACTAATTATTGAAGGTCCCGAACCCGGAAAAACCATCCCCCTCAATGAAGGTATTCAATTTATTGGCCGCGACGCTAATACTGACATCTGTATTGACCATCCCTCCATTTCAAAAATCCACGCCTCTATCGATCTACGTAATGATTCATTAACACTTTCTGATTGTGATAGTACCAATGGTATTAAAGCTAATGGCGAAAAACATAAACAAGTCAAACTAGAAGACCAAGAAACTTTTCTGATTGGAGACATCCTCATACGTTTTATAAGTGGATCAGATATAAAAGAGACTCTTGCGGATTTCGCAAATCGCATCCCCATACTTCGTAGCGAAATAAAGAAAATTATCGTGGGACAAGATGATGTCGTCGGTCAAATCCTTGCCGGTATCTTTGGTGGAGGTCACTGTTTACTCACTGGCGTCCCAGGCTTAGCCAAAACCATTACAATTAATTCTATTTCGAAAGTCTTAAATCTCGATTTTAAGCGCATCCAATTCACACCCGACTTAATGCCTAGTGATATAACTGGGACAACTATCCTTGATGAGGATGAACAAGGCCGAAGATCTTTTAAGTTTGTGAAGGGCCCTATTTTCACTCAATTATTACTTGCTGATGAAATCAATAGAACCCCACCAAAAACTCAAGCAGCTTTGCTTGAAGCCATGCAGGAAAAACAAGTTACTGTGGGCGAAAAAACTATGCAACTCCCCTCTCCTTTTATTGTTATGGCAACGCGAAATCCTGTAGAACAAGAAGGTACCTATATTCTTCCTGAAGCACAATTGGACCGTTTTATGTTCAACATAAACATTGATTATCCTACTCAAAACGAAGAAGAAGAAATCTTACGACGTACCTGTACGCCTAATTCTTATCACCTAAAACAAATCTTTCAGGCACATGACATCATCCGCTTTAGAAATGCTATTGAGCGCATCGAAACCTCGCCTTTAGTTATATCGTATGTCACGTCTCTTGCGCGGGCCACACGTCCTGGCACAGATGACTGTCCCCCTGAATTAAGCGAATTAATTGAATATGGTGCCGGCCCCCGTGCAGGACAATACTTAATCCGTGGAGCTAAAGCTTTTGCTGCCATGGAAGGACGTAGTTTCACAACATGCGCCGACATCAAAAAATGTGCCGTACCTGTCTTACGCCATCGTATTTCCCTCAGTTTCAAAGCACAAGCTATACGTATAAATGAAGATGACCTCGTCCATAAACTTTTAGAGCTTATTCCCGAACCAGAGATTCCTCAATTTGTATAA